From a region of the Triticum aestivum cultivar Chinese Spring chromosome 7D, IWGSC CS RefSeq v2.1, whole genome shotgun sequence genome:
- the LOC123165086 gene encoding uncharacterized protein, with amino-acid sequence MNKGKCNPALSGLGALCLLSKPLTHTTPAKINKGKCNPALSGLGALCLLSKPLTHTTPAKMNKGKCNPALSGLGALCLLSKPLTHTTPAKINKGKCNPALSGLGALCLLSKPLTHTTPAKINKGKCNPALSGLGALCLLSKPLTHTTPAKINKAMETAQ; translated from the exons GTAAATGTAACCCTGCATTAAGCGGTCTTGGTGCCCTCTGTCTCCTGTCAAAGCCCCTCACGCATACAACCCCTGCAAAAATAAACAAAG GTAAATGTAACCCTGCATTAAGCGGTCTTGGTGCCCTCTGTCTCCTGTCAAAGCCCCTCACGCATACAACCCCTGCAAAAATGAACAAAG GTAAATGTAACCCTGCATTAAGCGGTCTTGGTGCCCTCTGTCTCCTGTCAAAGCCCCTCACGCATACAACCCCTGCAAAAATAAACAAAG GTAAATGTAACCCTGCATTAAGCGGTCTTGGTGCCCTCTGTCTCCTGTCAAAGCCCCTCACGCATACAACCCCTGCAAAAATAAACAAAG GTAAATGTAACCCTGCATTAAGCGGTCTTGGTGCCCTCTGTCTCCTGTCAAAGCCCCTCACGCATACAACCCCTGCAAAAATAAACAAAG